In Hevea brasiliensis isolate MT/VB/25A 57/8 chromosome 13, ASM3005281v1, whole genome shotgun sequence, a single genomic region encodes these proteins:
- the LOC131171715 gene encoding GDSL esterase/lipase At5g03980-like, translating to MASSKLLFTLFLCSFLVYVIPFGSNAHILMACEFEAIYNLGDSISDTGNLIQEDPASVFSRFPYGQNLYGNPTGRCSNGLLIIDFIAKSAGVPLLNAYLTNSTKTHGVNFAVAGSTALPVEVLAEKGVISPVTNSSLTVQLNWMHTHFNTTCHKSKDCVEKHRKSLFMVGEIGGNDYNYAFFQGKTIDDLKTMVPDVVKAIKDAVVRVIGFGATRIIVPGNFPIGCMPIYLTGFHSNDSNAYDEFHCLKELNNFSMYHNEQLQQAIKELQEDHSNVTIVYGDYYNAYKWILWKAALLGFDPKSLQKACCGSGGDYDFSLATMCGAPNVPVCPKPGERISWDGVHSTEKAYFFMAGWLIRDIFQKLQCIV from the exons ATGGCTTCCTCCAAACTTCTTTTCACCTTGTTTCTCTGCTCCTTCTTGGTTTATGTTATTCCGTTTGGATCTAATGCACATATTCTCATGGCTTGCGAGTTTGAAGCCATATATAACCTTGGAGATTCAATATCTGACACGGGCAATTTGATCCAAGAGGACCCTGCTTCTGTGTTTTCTAGGTTTCCCTATGGCCAAAACTTGTATGGTAATCCTACAGGCAGATGCTCCAATGGCTTGCTCATTATTGATTTCATTG CAAAATCAGCCGGTGTTCCACTCCTTAATGCATATTTGACAAATTCCACCAAGACACATGGAGTGAATTTTGCAGTTGCTGGATCTACTGCATTGCCCGTGGAAGTTCTTGCAGAAAAGGGAGTTATTTCCCCTGTAACCAATAGTTCTCTTACCGTACAACTAAACTGGATGCACACCCATTTCAATACAACCTGCCACAAGTCCAAAG attgtgttgagaaacatagaAAATCTCTCTTCATGGTTGGGGAGATTGGAGGCAACGATTATAATTATGCTTTCTTTCAAGGCAAGACTATTGATGACTTGAAGACCATGGTACCCGATGTTGTTAAAGCCATCAAAGATGCTGTCGTG AGAGTCATTGGATTTGGTGCCACGCGAATTATTGTCCCCGGAAATTTTCCAATTGGTTGCATGCCTATATACCTTACAGGATTTCACTCCAATGATTCCAACGCATATGATGAATTTCATTGCCTCAAAGAATTGAATAACTTTTCAATGTATCACAATGAACAACTCCAGCAAGCAATTAAAGAATTGCAAGAAGACCATTCAAATGTGACTATAGTATATGGAGATTACTACAATGCCTACAAGTGGATTTTGTGGAAAGCTGCATTGCTAG GTTTTGATCCAAAATCATTACAAAAAGCTTGTTGTGGGAGTGGAGGTGATTATGACTTTAGTCTTGCTACCATGTGTGGAGCTCCTAATGTACCGGTTTGTCCAAAACCTGGAGAACGTATTAGTTGGGATGGAGTACATTCAACAGAAAAAGCCTATTTCTTCATGGCAGGATGGCTCATTCgtgacatttttcaaaaacttCAATGTATTGTTtga